The Tachysurus vachellii isolate PV-2020 chromosome 23, HZAU_Pvac_v1, whole genome shotgun sequence genome segment TTAACTTACAATTTGAGGTCGAAAAGATTTCTTTCTACTTCAACAGGAGATCTTCAAGAACCATGACACAGACAACTCAGGCACTATGAGTTCCCATGAGATAAGAGAAGCTCTCAGAAATGCAGGTCATGATTGTTAATCTGGGATCGTGAAAATTACATTTATGTGTATCGCACACTAACACTGAGCAACTTACTCTACTTGATTTTGTTGTTCTCACAGGCTTCCAGCTGAACACGCACATCCTGGATGTGATAGTCATGCGTTACGCCGATCAGCAATGCGCCATTGACTTCGATGCCTTTGTGGGCTGTATAATCCGCCTGGAGCTGCTTTTCTGTAAGTGGCTCAAACCTACATAAGGATTAACAATTTGGAATAAACTTTGGTTATCGACTCAGATTATAACAACAATTtcaaaggaaagaaataaaacgtGTACAGTCATCACAATCATGGGAGACATTCCTCATGGTAACCtttgtgttttgtcctgttgtgttCAGATATGTTCAAAAAGTTTGATAAAAACAATACTGGGAAGATTGAGCTGGATATTCTTCAGGTAAGCATCTTTATTTGCTTTACACTACAACGACaacattttgtcttttatttttcccccaaatatAATTAATCTAATAGaaccactgtgaccctgaccaggcagttgCTAAGGATGCTActaaacctattttttttttccccacttgtGTTCTGTACAATCTCCAGTCTGACACACACCACTAGTCTTAAGCAATCTTTCTTTAAattaatctaaaataataatttgaatgTTCCAAATTTTGTATTAATGTACATACTTCTACAATAgaccaaataatatatatatatttatatatgtaatatatctaTAGTCTAATACAtgatcatttctatagcaagGTCTTACAGGGACAGGGACAGGTATACAGGGACAGGTATCTAATCTTTTTCTAATCCAGTCTTTAATCTGATTATATGTAGAggcaagaaaataaaagctgtcTTATTGTTGATGACACGTTTTCCAATCAATGAGGAGATGTTTAAGTAGCATTTTtagaaggagactccagtgtcagctctTTAGAACAGTTAGAGATAAAACTGACTTTAGTAATAATTTGTTTGTTAGGAACTAATTCATTGTAAACGTTGGCAAATGTAGGTGGTATAGGAAGAATTAAATACATGAGAatgtgctgttagaggaaaataatctaGTTTGTGGTGTCctggttttatttgttacacaatgttgaacattttaaatttcaatattgtgtgtgtgtgtgtctgtgtgtgtgtgtgtctgtgtgtgtgtctgtgtgtgtgtgtttcagtggctTTGCATGGCCCTAAACTGAATTCCCTCACCCATGTCCTGTGGTGTCCTGAGGAGGCGACAGCACCAATTTATTCCACGCTCATTGTGTTCTTAAGCAAATCAGTGAAAAATGTAGTTGACTTTTCGTTATTGAGCCAGTTGTAATGACATGAACTGgtattttagaaaaaatatgaaaggcAACAATAAATGCTAATTGGACCCTGTATCCAAGTTCAAGTCTTATCTTTTGCTGCTCatacgaataaataaataattgctaaTCATTGAATGACTAAATCTGGAAGCTCCTCCCAAGCCTCCGAGTCACACCCTGCTTTATTAATGGGTTCATTATATTCTATGATTTGAAATTGGTGCTATGATAAGTAGGTGTTTAACTGCTATATAATGTGTTATTAAAGATTAGGTGTTTCCAACAACATTTATGGAGAATTTAAGATAATACTGAATGGTATATCTGAAAATCTTTTGTGAATAGAATTCACTCCGTGAGACTCCATAcatcctttttttatattaggACTTGGGTcacaaggtgggggacaccctggatcCAAAAAAGGCACAAACACCCTATGCACCTTGAGGAAACCCCACAATTGTGaattgtgattatttattttttttgtctatttacaCACCAACTGAAGTATTGTGGTTACACAAAATAGTCCCGGCTGACATTGATGTGTGTGATTGCAATGAACTCCTTACTATGTACAATTAAGGTCGGTTATACCAGTATCTACAGTTATGTTGCATCCACTCCTTGGTCCCACCCCCAAGGGCTCATCTAGCTCATAATCTATTGAGCCAGCAGATACAGTAAATCATAATATCCCTTAAAGAGGCAACAGGAAcagtggaaatgtgtgtgtaaaaacagcacCGGTATCACCAGGATCAGGGTTTGGCTGCTGATAGGCAGAGTGCAGTGTACACAAAACACCTTTTTCAAgcttattaaaaaacacacacccttgtacacatatacacacacacacacaaacacaaacacttcttTTAAGGCATGTTAAAGGACAGCTCTCCATAATTACATGTGGTTGCAGGTCTTGTTGAAGACAGCAAACTCTCAGCCCTTTAGGAAGCCAAAATTTTTTCTGAACAAAACCAGGAAGCCAACCATCATTTTCTCAGATCCATGACTGTATTGATTCAGGatcagtttaaataaacaaacgaaCAACAGATATGCTTTAAGCCTTAGAGTAAAATccaaaaaattaattataaatctcAAGTGATAATATTTTGGTAATAAGCTACAACTCTAAGATTAATAAATCGATTTTTAGACTTTGAGTTGAACTGGAGTATAAATCTGTATATGTGATTGGGTCAAGAAGAAGGTACCCTTATGAGTATGCATAGATCTAGACAAATCTAGATTTTTCAAGAGAgaaaatttcaatttcaaattgcaaaaacaattaaagatttttaaattcGATTTGTTGTAATTCTCTTTTATCTAATTCGCAGAGGACTTTTCAGTTGTTCTCCAGTcctgattttatacattttatatattttatatgtagtaATTTTACTGGAGGGGgtacacggtggcttagtgattagcacgttcgcctcacacctccagggttgggggttcgattcccacctccaccttgtgtgtgtggagtttgcatgttctccctgtgcctcgggggtttcctccgggtactccggtttcctcccccggtccaaagacatgcatggtaggttgattggcatctctgggaaattgtccgtagtgtgtgtgtgcgtgagtgaatgagagtgtgtgtgtgccctgcgatgggttggcactccgtccagggtgtatcctgccttgataagcggtagaaaatgagtaaatgagagtgagtaattTTACTGGTGTCACCTGCTGTATGATTGCAAACGTCCTTTGTCTTGCAAGTAACGCCACCTTCTGGCCTGTGTATACAACAAgattacaaacaaacaagcaatacaaaacaaaacagacggACCCTTCATATAACCACAGTCTGTACGATATGCACAATGAAGCAATATGagatataacaaaaataatggAAGTGATGATAGACAAAAGCAACATATCCTACAAAGAGTAATTACAATAGTTATCAAAAAGTGATTGCTACCTCTATGGTCCTTGTGACTCgtcagaagaaaaataaaaagactggtTCCTACAGTATGTTTTGTCAAATTTTGCAGATTTCCCAGAGATGGAGTCAAGTTATCCATTCAGAAAAGAGAGGCATAACATTTTTCCTTTCACAAAAACAGAATAACTTTCTTAGCTTCAATCATGCCATATTGGACAGGGAACCGTACCTTCAGGCTAAGCGCAGGGTGAAAGAAGACAACCCTGTTGTGTGCCcctcattctcattctcattcatcttctaccgcttatctgaactacctcgggtcacggggagcctgtgcctatctcaggcgtcatcgggcatcaaggcaggatacaccctggacggagttgtTGTGTGCCCCATGTAACGTAAATTGTGGTGATCCATCAAGATTAGTTAAAACCATATGGATGATAATACAACATACTGACCCAAGAAGAAATATTTTGCTTGGAATAGATTATATTTAGAATCTACTAAGGACAAAGTCGACTTGGTCAGGGTGAATAATAGATGAAATACActtgcagggctctcaagttttgaagaagGGGCAAGAGTGTCATGTTTTAAATACGTCTTTCATAAGAAGTACAGTTGGCGGAgtagagagaaggagggaatgtcttcttcctcctcctatGGGGTGCAATTTTACCAGCATACTTATTAAAAAATTTGATTCCAAATCTGTCAGGGCCAGCCTTCTCTCTGTACCACTCTTAACAGGAAAGATGCCTGAGAAATGGAGGAGAAGTGTTCTAGTCttgatctttaagaacaaggatGATGTGCAGAGTTGTTGAAACTACAGAGGCAGGATCGTTGTAAAAGGGGCatagagatttaaaaaagtacaatgtttGGAAGCGATACAGCCAGAGACAAGAACATTACCGAGCATTAGGGTCTgttaatgtggatataacgcaACTGATTTACAAAACAATAAAGCAACAAAGGGTGAACAAAGATAAAAGACAGTGAACAAAAACTACGTCGCCACACCCGTCCCAACCGCTTTCCCAAACTAAgcggtttaaaaaaaacatatgtaaTTTGAAGCCGATAAGTAGTGCAGCAgtattacaaaaacaataaaacatagcaagaagtaaaaaaaaaaaagcccattgCTAAACTGCTCCTCAAATGCCTATGAACTTTTacattacaacaacaacaaaaacttgatcatgaaataaattaatacaatgAATGCTCTGTGTAGCACATAGTGCTCATAGATAGCTGTAGACGAAAgattaaaaaacatacaaatcaCAATGATCAGCATCAACCGTGAGAAAAGACACACACGTTCTGCAGGAGGCAAAGGGCCAAGCACCTGAAAGTCTGAGAATGTTACCCAATCCTTTAACTGCTAAAAAGCCATAGCTGTGTAGACTAAGCAGAGTCATTCACAACTATGATAGTCAACAAAGGCTTGAGCCTTCTAAAGAGAGTGAAAAACATTTGATCATGTGTTACCAACCGGGCCTGTACGATGGGCTCGGCAATCTTCGGGGGTGTTGAAAAGTTACTGGCACCAAGGATTTACACAAGGACGTCAACCACAAACTGAAATTAGGCCCTCATAATCTGCACAAGCCTTCTCGATTTCTGTAACTGGCGAGGTGACTTCCAACAGTATGGCCAACACCTGAGACTGTGTAGATTCCAAAGAATCAAATTTTTCATTCATGGAGCCGTTCATCCGCAAGGAACATTACAGGTTCTGTGAAACTAGCAGTGAGCTGAGCATCATCCAAATGATAAACTCCTTGTTCACCTTCATCCTCTACTGATTTCTCCCCTTTCTTTGACTTGGGCTTCGTCATGCCGACTGTGACTGAACAATGGTGATAAGcataatttaacaataaaattattggtgaaaaataaagaataattaaaggaaatgaggggggcacggtggcttagtggttagcacgttcgcctcacacctccagggtcggggttcgattcccgcctccaccttgtgtgtgtggagtttgcatgttctccccgtgcctcgggggtttcctccaggtactccggtttcctcccccggtccaaagacatgcatggtaggttgattggcatctctggaaaattgtccctagtgtgtgattgcgtgagtgaatgagtgtgtgtgtgtgtgtgccctgcgatgggttggcactccgtccagggtgtatcctgccttgatgcccgatgacgcctgagataggcacaggctccccgtgacccgaggtagttcggataagcggtagaagatgaatgaatgaataaaggaaaTGAACACGTCTACTCTATGTGGTACTCACTAGCGCCCCCTACCATCAACCTGTTTTATCGTCAATACTTATAAAGTCTAAAAATGCTGCAagactgtactatactataccatatatatatatattgtgccTACAAACATACTGTTCAATATTGaacagttttattctttttggtTTGTCTCTCTGCCATATGTTCCACCATgattagaaaatgaaatgatgtcAAGAAAGGCTGCACCTGGGTTTCTCAACTCTGGTCCTTGAGATCCATGGTCCTGCAAGGTTTAGCTTCAAGATTACTAAAACTATACAAGCATGTGAGgcttaggattaggattaggactCGAGGGAGTTGAGAAAGCCTGGGCTACACTGTGGGGAAAAGACCAGCATGCAGTTGACAAATTAGTAAGGGAAAGTTTAGTCATTTATTGTAGTGAAAACTAAAGTTAGTACTGTAACACTCCTCACCTGACTTTCAGCTGCATCTTGGTTTCCTTTGTTTCCTCTATTGGGACCAGTGAGAATATATAATTGGCTCAGTTTCGCATAGTTTCAAGCTGCTGAAACGGTACATACCCCCATCACCTGACTCAGGTCTCTGACTCAGGGCCATCCGTACTCCCGCTGCCTCCCAGCCCTAATGATGAGAGAGGAAATCCTCCACAGCCATCTATGTTCCTGACCTGTGGCTAACCTCAAAATTGAAATGCCTGATACCAATCAGCAATCCACATTTTGGCAGCCACTTGAGCAGGGTATGGTCTGAAAGAGTGTAAAGGCCTGTCCCAAAAGACACTGTTAAAGGACACTCCATAGGGTGCCACCTGCTGGTTGATgtgttttctataaatataatctAAATGGGAAAATGTGTAGTGGGTGCAGAAGATTCTGTCCATGAGTCACTGGAATGTCACTGAGGCTCAGAACAACCCAAAAGGAAGGGTCAATTTTTGGCGTAACCTAAACATGACGAATGAAAGCAAGCCACAACTAAACTTTTGAGAAGTTCATCAATGTAGGGAATGGTATAGGTATCAAATGTAGACGTTGCGTTGACTTTTATAATGTTCCCATAAAACTGGGCCAAACCAAAAAGTACAAGACACAAGTCATGTGCCCTTGGCATTCAGGATCTCCACTCTGGACATGACATAGAAGAGCGGATCCACAACAGTGCAAATTCTGATGTTTCAGAGAGGCACTGCATCCAGGTGTGACAGAAGTCCACTAACACAAAGCAATGCCCTTGTGCAGATTGCTCTAATGGCCCAACAAGATCCATACCAACTCTTTTGAAAGGGAACTCAATTAATGGAAGCTGGTGCAATGGTCCTTTTGAGATGGCCTACACACAGCACCTCTGAAAACCTCTGCAAATGACCTGCTAGAAATGGGCCATGAATCTGTTCAGTGTCTTATGCTGCCTTACGTGCTCAACCACTGGATTATGGTGAGCTGCCTGGAATAACATTTTCCCAACAGCTCTTTGAGACCAACAATTGGGTTGTTTCCTCTTTTGACTGCATGTCCAAAGTCCACTTGGTATAACGTTTAATCTTTAATCATTACAAAATGGTCAGGAGAGTGCAACTTTCTCCTGAAACCATTGACTACCAATTACTTTCACTTTGTTGAAGGCATTTTTTGCCGTGTCTGCTCCAAAGAGAAAAAGCCCCGGAAATAGTGGGGGAGAGGGGACCTCATGTGTCTTCGAGCTGATGTTGATAGCTCGGGCAAAGCTGGTGGATGCCAGAAAGGGACTTGACAAAATCTGCTAGTGGTGAGGGCTCCACAATGGCACTTCTTCCAAACTCCCAGATTTTCAGACATCTCTGAATGGCTCTTagttattaagttattattatcattttaacatGTGGCTgtataaaaaacacttttaaatgtGTACATCATACAGTCGTGCCAAAAATCCGATAAATTAAATTTTGTACTTGTacatagaaacattttaaacattgtaCAATAACAGATCAGACAAAATAGAATTTGTGCGCAGGGAGGTGTTTGCTTTACtatcatcattttattatagtttacaagacattaaaataacaaatgctGAAAACTGTCATCAACCAGTGGTTGTTTCCTCAGTGATGTTCGAATGAACAGAGTTGAGTCAAGTGAGGAGTCGCAGATAAAGGAaagttaaaatgtgaaaaagtttaaATTTCAATGTGAAAAAGGAGCTGCATGAATGACACAAATGAATAACTCTTACATAAGACAGAAATCTTTGTAGCTCTTTTTAATGCATCCTTCCTGTGATGTTCCAAACTTAACTGTTGGTTATCGTTCTTCAGTTCTAGAGTACTGAGGCAAGTAGCTACCTCCTGAAAAAACCATACATGTTCATGTCATACACTATAACAAACACCCTtttggacaaacacacacttaaagagtacacacttactgtacttCCAGAGACTGTGGTTGCAGGTTTGTGTATCTGAATGTGTCACTTCtgtaaaatgcacaaaatgtcaggttatacattttaaatattgtatgtaataataatgttataaataaatcttaaaataattgatataaaaatataaataatatataattattttaggatttatttataacgttatcttatcttataacgttataaataaatcttaaaacaatttatataaaaatataaataataccataaataataacaatgggGTAAGAGCTTATTGCAACACAATACAAAGGAAATGCCGGCTGTGATGAAGGGCCTGCCAGCACCCCCCAGTGGTCTGGCCAGAAACTGTCCCAGTAGCTCCTAACTTCTGTGatttacagaagtgctttaaagtctctaTTAAAAACTTCCCTTTGTGCTAGATCAATAGGTCAGAGATTAAGAACAGCTtgcagacatgcagacacacatagacacacgtagacacacaaacacatgcacttaCCCTCAGCACATCATAATCAGAGGACATAGTTGCAGCGTTCAGAGTTGTGTAAGTGTCACTTGAAGAGCTCTGAATATTCTAGGGGGACATGAGAATTTAaagaactaaacacacacacacacacacacatacacacacacaccctcagcaCATCATAATCAGAGGACATGGTTGCAGGGTTCAGAGTTGTGTAAGTGTTACTGGGAGAACTCTGAATATTCTAGGTGGACAAAAGAATTTAAAgaactaaacacaaacacacacacacacacacacacacacacacacacacaaaggcagaaAGACCGTATACTTACTTCATAATCCGGGGACATAGTCATGTGGTTCAGCCCTGTGTTTGTGCCATCTCCAGGTTTTGGAACACActgagagaaatgaagagaaaaagtctttcattttatttaataacagatTTATAGGAACTTCATGTAGAGCTTTGTGAAGATAAAGACATGAAGTGAAAACTTCTCTGAGTACCTGAATGTCTCTCACTGCTCTTTTCTTCCTCCTGTTCACACAAAGGACATAAAAACCAGGCTGTTCAATCTGTCCCTGCTTTATTCCACTAATGTTTAACACAGGATTACGATCACATGGTCATTTaagcaagaaataaagaatTCAGTCACTCACTTAACACACAGGAAGGCGGTAAGAAGGGAGAGAAGCAGAGCAGGAACGAGTGCAGCAGCAGCTCCCCATACAGCATGCAGCTTCCACACATCAGCTTCACTTCCTTCATTACTTGAGAAAACTTTTAGCACAGGAgcaactgttactgttacaggaAAACTTTTGTAAAAGCAGACATGATTGAATTGATTAGTGTTCTCTAACAACAGGATATTGTATTACTGCTTAATTATCATCGCAGCATTTGGCCTTTAATTAAGATTGAacaataagatttttttatgttgaGAATCATTTGAATGTCTCTTGAAGTTAATCAGACAGGATGTCACTTGGTCATGTTACCAAGAAATTGCATAAAAATGCAAACTTCTCTTTTCTGAAGATGGTATAGCACATAATGGCACAAAGTGTCGACACTTGAAACTGCTTCCGTAAATGTTAAAAAGAGATAACACACcaataacaaactttattttaaaatctgtttatgtggATCATCAGTTCTAATAGATTTGATTGAGTCTTTAATACAACCCAAATTCTGGAAATGTTCTCAGAAGTAATGATGATTGGAGGCTGAGGCTCTCCAATCTGTGAAATAGTGTGTAAAAAGATTGTagaaaactttaaaaacaacaaatgttCCTCAATGTCAACTTGCAAAGGCTTTGTAAAtctcatcatctacagtgcagAACATCATCAAAAGCTTCAGAGAAACTGGAAAAATTCTCTGTGAGTAAGGGACAAGGCCGAAGACCTTTATTGGATGCCGGAGGTTTTCGGGCCATCATACGACACTCATCACTCGTCGGCATGATCGTGTCAATGACATCACTAAATGGGCCCAGGAACACTTCCAGAAACCAATGTAGTTAAACACAATCTGCTGTGCCATCTGCAGATGACAACTAAAGCTCTATCATGCAAAAAGGAAGCCGTATGTGAACATGGCCCAAAAGCGCCATCGTGTTCTTTGGGCTGAGGCTCATTTTAAATGGACTGTTTCAAAGTGGAAAAGTGTTCTGTGGTCAGACGAGTCCAAATTTAACATTCCTGTTGGAAATGACGGACACCATGTCATCCAGGCTAAAGAATAGGGAGACCTTCCAGCGTGTTCCATCGTTCGGTTCAAAAGCcagcatctctgatggtatgggTGGTATGGAACCTTGTATGCTCTGGAAGGCATTATAAATGCTGAGAGGTATATAAAGGTTTAAGAGAAACATTTGCTCCCCTAAAGGTGACATCTATTTCAAGGAATGCCTAATGTATTTCAGCAGGATGATGAAAACCACACCCTGCAGCTATTACATTATAACAGTATGGCTTCATCGTAGTAGTCCTGGTGCTAAATTGGCTGCCTGCAATCCAGAGCTTTCATTTATAGAGCACACTGGGGAGAATGGGACCAAATTCCAACAACAAAACTCCAGAAACTCATTACCTCGACGCCCAGACATCTTTAAACTGTTTTGAACAGAAGAGGAGACGCTACGCCATGTAAACTATTTTGAGACCTGTAGCAGGCATCAAATTCGATATGAGCACATTTAGTGGATATAAGTGTAAAATTTCtccatttaaacatttgttatggaatctatgttctattgtgaGTAAAATATTATCTCACAtgatttgaaagtcttttagttttcattttattcaaataaaaaaaacgtccCAACATTTCCGGAATTCGGGTTGTATAGAAAATATGATATATTACTGTgagatttaatgtttttttactcACATGTAACAATTTGTTCAGGAGAGCGAAGATCCTCATGTCCTTTCACGGCACACGAGTAGTTCCCTTCATCTTCGCTGGAGATCAGGTAGAGCTTGTTGTGTTTGGTGAGTTTGCTAATAACGGGCTGTCCGTTCTTGTACCACATGTAAATGGGGCTGTTGGGCAGAGTGCAGGAGGTGATGCAGCCCAGCGTTACTGCCGTCCGTTCTTCTGATGCCACAGCATAGTCACTCAGTCTTACCTGCAGATCTGAACACGCACAAAATAAAGGAACGAGATTTAACAGATGAACATCGACACAGAGAGACCAGAAGTAGAGACAGTTCAGTGGAGGATATTAACCTGTAACATTCAGAACCACTCCAGGTCTACTAGAGAATTTGTCAAGTTGATTAATTATTCTAAGCCGATATTCTCCAGAGTCATTCTTTGTCAGCTGCTTCATGTTCAAAGTGAAGTTTCTGTTTTGTTCCACATATTTAACTCGATTAACAAACTGCTTTTCATTCTCCTGGTTTAGGAAGTCCTTAGAAGAATGCCAGTATATTGTATCAACACTCTGACCATCAAGAAGTTTGTAATTTCCAGTAAATTCCACTGAAGATCCTTCCAGAGCACAGACTCTTTTGTCTGGGTAGGTCACACTCCAACAGTCCCTGCCAACACCTGAAATAGAGAACAGGTCACTGGATGGGATGGTTTgcaattcatttttaaagctttagcCCCTACCATAAACCATAACAGTTTACAAAACCCCCGAGTCAtttcagtgaagagaaattaaTACTCACATAGAGAAGGAGAACGTATCTCGTTAAAGCCATGAACAGAGCAGGAGTAACTGACTTGTTCAGTAGTTGTTAAGGTGAAAGTTCCCTGTTTGTCTTCGTAATCCTTTAAGAATTGTCCATTCTTGTACCAGTAGTACAGTTTAGCAGCAAAAGTTAGACGACAGGAAGTGTGGCAGGTGAGAACATATTGTGTGGAATCATGGGTCACCTGCAGGTCTAAAAGAAGTTAAATGTGAATGTTTCACTTCAGACATGTACAATAGCACTGGATATTCCAGACTGGCTGCTCTGTTACCTGTAACTGTCAGAGTAACTCCAGTGGAGCTCACGTATTTCTCTCCTTTGTCCTTTACGAGCACTAAGCGATACTCccctgagtctctctctctcaggtctgtTATTGTAAGAGTGAAGGT includes the following:
- the LOC132839064 gene encoding sialoadhesin-like isoform X1 — protein: MDVESRMLLLLTLLLSIAVLVSGIQNVEVSCSHKNICALRQSSVNLICSYSNISIITGFWFSLKDKAKWREEEHPEDLTLDSDYAGRVDYTEMTNITFTLTITDLRERDSGEYRLVLVKDKGEKYVSSTGVTLTVTDLQVTHDSTQYVLTCHTSCRLTFAAKLYYWYKNGQFLKDYEDKQGTFTLTTTEQVSYSCSVHGFNEIRSPSLCVGRDCWSVTYPDKRVCALEGSSVEFTGNYKLLDGQSVDTIYWHSSKDFLNQENEKQFVNRVKYVEQNRNFTLNMKQLTKNDSGEYRLRIINQLDKFSSRPGVVLNVTDLQVRLSDYAVASEERTAVTLGCITSCTLPNSPIYMWYKNGQPVISKLTKHNKLYLISSEDEGNYSCAVKGHEDLRSPEQIVTFFSSNEGSEADVWKLHAVWGAAAALVPALLLSLLTAFLCVKRKKRAVRDIQCVPKPGDGTNTGLNHMTMSPDYENIQSSSSDTYTTLNAATMSSDYDVLRK